The following proteins are encoded in a genomic region of Aquella oligotrophica:
- the yfcC gene encoding putative basic amino acid antiporter YfcC, with protein sequence MTQVTTKKSKYIAMPDTLVILFGVVLLVYLLSFFVPAGKFDTQKVSYQADGVTKTRTVLVASSYQVQKDSNGNIVKNPPKIFATDGNPGFLNFVYDGITSGDRNGGAVGVMAFILIIGGAFGIIMRTGVIEAGMMKLIVKMSNRKILILPVMTLIFSIGGAVFGMGEEAIAFALILAPMMVAMGYDAITGVLVTYLATQVGFATSWMNPFSVAIAQGIANVPVLSGSMYRIIMWAVFTLAIMIYSVIYARSIHKNPQKSLSYESDNYFRQQMSEIDATAHFGIASWSIIAVLVLGMVWVVYGVIEKAYYIPEIATQFFAMGLVIGGISVIGRINGMNVNVMAKAFKSGAADLLPAALIVGMAHGIILMMGGGDATQFTMLNTVLNASANLVSGLNEYVSAIAMFLFQSIFNIFVTSGSGQAALTMPLMAPLADLVGVGRQIAVLAFQLGDGWTHCIMPTSAALMGTLGVARVEYSAWVKFIFKFYLFLMALSAVFIIIAVMINYQ encoded by the coding sequence ATGACTCAAGTCACTACCAAAAAATCAAAATATATAGCAATGCCAGATACTTTAGTTATTTTATTTGGTGTTGTGCTTCTTGTTTATCTACTAAGTTTTTTTGTCCCCGCTGGGAAATTTGACACTCAGAAAGTAAGTTATCAGGCAGATGGTGTAACAAAAACCCGCACTGTTCTTGTAGCAAGTAGCTACCAAGTTCAGAAAGATTCTAATGGTAATATTGTAAAAAATCCGCCTAAAATATTTGCTACTGATGGTAACCCCGGATTTCTTAACTTCGTTTATGATGGTATTACATCTGGAGATCGCAATGGTGGCGCGGTTGGCGTTATGGCGTTCATCCTAATTATTGGCGGTGCATTCGGTATCATTATGCGGACAGGTGTTATCGAAGCGGGGATGATGAAATTAATCGTCAAAATGAGTAATCGCAAAATACTGATTCTACCAGTAATGACACTTATTTTTTCTATTGGTGGCGCTGTTTTTGGGATGGGAGAAGAAGCCATTGCTTTTGCCCTGATACTAGCACCGATGATGGTAGCAATGGGTTATGATGCAATTACTGGAGTTTTGGTTACCTACCTAGCAACTCAAGTTGGATTTGCTACCTCATGGATGAATCCTTTTTCCGTCGCGATTGCGCAGGGAATCGCCAATGTTCCAGTTCTATCTGGCTCGATGTACCGAATTATCATGTGGGCAGTATTTACTTTAGCGATAATGATTTATAGTGTTATATATGCGCGCTCTATTCATAAAAACCCACAAAAATCGCTAAGTTATGAAAGTGATAATTACTTTCGTCAACAGATGTCAGAAATTGATGCTACTGCCCATTTTGGGATTGCATCATGGTCAATTATTGCGGTCTTGGTACTTGGTATGGTATGGGTAGTCTATGGCGTAATTGAGAAAGCATATTATATACCAGAGATTGCCACTCAATTTTTTGCTATGGGCTTAGTCATTGGTGGAATTAGTGTAATTGGCCGTATTAATGGGATGAATGTAAATGTTATGGCTAAAGCCTTTAAATCAGGAGCAGCCGATTTATTGCCAGCTGCACTGATAGTTGGAATGGCACATGGAATCATCCTAATGATGGGCGGTGGCGATGCAACTCAATTTACAATGTTAAATACAGTTTTAAATGCATCCGCAAACTTGGTCAGCGGACTTAATGAATACGTCTCAGCTATTGCGATGTTTTTATTCCAGTCAATATTTAATATCTTTGTTACTTCAGGATCTGGACAGGCTGCATTAACTATGCCATTAATGGCGCCACTTGCTGATTTAGTCGGGGTTGGACGGCAGATTGCAGTATTAGCATTTCAGCTTGGTGATGGTTGGACCCATTGTATTATGCCGACCTCCGCGGCACTAATGGGAACACTTGGTGTTGCTAGGGTTGAATATAGCGCTTGGGTCAAATTTATTTTCAAATTCTATCTATTTCTAATGGCTTTAAGCGCAGTATTCATAATCATTGCAGTTATGATAAACTATCAATAA
- the prfB gene encoding peptide chain release factor 2 (programmed frameshift): MLEIEQINEIGNLATTLHTQLNDLRGFLDYAGKKSALEKVNLELENPDIWNNQERAQELSRQKKQLEAVVSNLDALDSTITGCQELFELATAENDEETILLVQVDLNAAKDELDKLEFRRMFSHPMDPNNCFIDIQAGSGGTEAQDWADMLLRMYLRYCDRREFSAEILEEQSGEVAGIKNATIKVSGEYAFGYLRTETGVHRLVRNSPFDSNNKRHTSFASVFVYPEVDDNIQIEINPADLRVDTYRASGAGGQHINKTDSAVRITHLPTNTVVQCQNDRSQHKNRDEAMKMLKAKLYELELRKKEAEKQKLEDSKTDIGWGHQIRSYVFDQSRIKDLRTNVEIGNIRGVMDGDLDPFIEASLKQGV; encoded by the exons ATGCTAGAAATTGAACAAATAAATGAAATAGGTAATCTTGCGACAACGCTTCATACTCAGTTAAATGACCTTCGGGGGTTTCTT GATTATGCTGGGAAAAAATCAGCTTTAGAAAAAGTTAATCTGGAACTTGAAAATCCAGATATCTGGAATAATCAGGAGCGCGCGCAGGAATTAAGCAGACAAAAGAAACAACTAGAAGCTGTAGTTAGTAACTTGGATGCTCTGGATAGTACAATTACTGGATGCCAAGAATTGTTTGAATTGGCAACAGCTGAGAACGATGAAGAAACAATTTTATTGGTTCAGGTAGATTTAAATGCTGCCAAAGATGAACTCGATAAGCTTGAATTTAGACGAATGTTCTCGCACCCAATGGATCCAAATAACTGCTTTATTGACATTCAGGCAGGTAGTGGTGGTACTGAAGCTCAAGACTGGGCTGATATGCTATTACGTATGTATCTACGCTATTGTGATCGAAGAGAGTTTAGCGCCGAGATATTAGAAGAACAATCGGGTGAGGTTGCTGGGATAAAAAATGCAACGATCAAGGTAAGTGGCGAATATGCATTTGGCTATCTAAGAACTGAAACAGGTGTACACCGACTAGTACGTAACTCCCCTTTCGATTCAAATAATAAACGTCATACTTCATTTGCAAGCGTATTTGTCTATCCTGAAGTTGATGATAATATTCAGATTGAAATCAATCCAGCTGATTTACGGGTCGATACTTATCGTGCTTCTGGAGCTGGTGGACAGCACATTAATAAGACAGATTCAGCGGTCAGGATTACCCACTTACCAACCAATACCGTGGTACAGTGCCAAAATGATAGATCTCAGCATAAAAATCGTGATGAAGCGATGAAAATGCTAAAAGCCAAATTATATGAGCTTGAGTTACGCAAAAAAGAAGCAGAAAAACAGAAATTGGAAGACAGTAAAACCGATATTGGTTGGGGACATCAGATCCGTTCATATGTTTTTGATCAATCAAGAATCAAAGATTTACGTACCAACGTTGAAATAGGTAATATTCGTGGAGTTATGGATGGTGATTTAGATCCATTCATTGAAGCCAGCCTAAAACAGGGTGTGTAA
- a CDS encoding amino acid permease gives MQENLEHKLKNRHIQMIAIGGAIGTGFFLGSASAIQMTGPSIALAYLLGGVIIYAVMRALGEMTVDHPTSGSFVEYAHRNLGTGAGFVAGWNAWLLFTCACMLEVTAVGTLLDYWIQIPHWITCIVLLVTFGGLNLIGVKYFGETEFWFAGIKVAVIIFMIVMGAYLLFADHEVHQIAANNIHNYKDGKVFFSHGLLGFLNSLVIVCLSFCGSEFVSVAAGEAENPKKSIPKAINGVIIRIILFYVLTISIIVLMYPFENISAKTNPFTDVFAKLGFNHAADIINLVAITASLSALNSCIYVAARFLYRLSLNGQAPKSFAKVSKNHLPRNATLFTVGMAFLVVIANYTFPANILQYLFALITVAIIINWYIILLSHMMFRKEQIMNGKSLDYFMPGYPYVNMLIMGILFIVLVVMSKNDEMSLSVYIAPAWLLILSMIYAASSGKKNMYLNKK, from the coding sequence ATGCAAGAAAACCTAGAACACAAATTAAAAAACCGACATATTCAGATGATTGCCATTGGTGGTGCAATTGGGACTGGATTCTTCTTAGGCTCAGCCAGTGCAATTCAAATGACTGGACCATCAATTGCTCTTGCCTATCTGCTCGGTGGAGTGATAATCTATGCTGTAATGCGGGCATTAGGTGAAATGACAGTTGATCACCCAACCTCTGGTTCATTTGTAGAATATGCACACCGTAATCTCGGTACTGGGGCTGGTTTTGTAGCGGGCTGGAATGCTTGGCTCCTTTTTACTTGTGCCTGCATGCTTGAAGTAACTGCGGTTGGAACCTTACTTGATTACTGGATACAGATACCCCATTGGATTACTTGTATTGTATTACTAGTTACCTTTGGTGGGCTTAATCTGATTGGTGTCAAATACTTTGGCGAAACAGAATTTTGGTTTGCTGGGATTAAGGTTGCAGTTATTATTTTCATGATAGTAATGGGAGCATATTTACTTTTTGCTGATCATGAAGTGCATCAGATTGCTGCTAATAACATTCATAACTATAAGGATGGGAAAGTATTCTTTAGTCATGGGCTACTTGGCTTTTTAAATTCATTGGTCATAGTCTGTCTCTCATTCTGCGGCTCCGAATTTGTAAGTGTTGCTGCTGGTGAAGCAGAAAACCCAAAGAAATCAATTCCTAAGGCAATTAATGGTGTAATTATTAGAATTATCTTGTTTTATGTTCTAACCATAAGTATAATCGTCTTAATGTATCCATTTGAAAATATCAGTGCAAAAACCAACCCATTTACAGATGTATTTGCTAAGCTTGGATTTAATCACGCGGCTGATATTATTAATCTAGTTGCAATAACTGCATCATTATCGGCATTAAATAGCTGTATTTATGTAGCAGCAAGATTTTTATACCGCCTCTCATTAAATGGTCAAGCTCCAAAATCATTTGCTAAAGTAAGTAAAAACCATTTACCGCGCAATGCAACACTTTTTACAGTGGGAATGGCTTTCTTGGTTGTTATTGCCAATTATACCTTCCCAGCCAACATCTTGCAATATCTATTTGCATTGATAACGGTTGCCATTATAATTAACTGGTACATAATTCTACTTTCACATATGATGTTTCGCAAAGAGCAAATCATGAATGGTAAAAGCCTTGATTATTTTATGCCTGGCTATCCATATGTGAACATGCTTATCATGGGCATATTATTCATTGTGCTTGTTGTTATGTCAAAAAATGATGAGATGTCATTAAGTGTTTACATTGCTCCAGCTTGGCTTTTAATTTTATCAATGATTTATGCCGCCAGCAGTGGTAAAAAAAATATGTATCTGAATAAAAAGTAA
- a CDS encoding Atu1372/SO_1960 family protein produces MDISNKEVLILIDSSGGNTYKLAESIKAGVVNKGLHAVIKKVPNKVDPQNDLNKIPIATADELVKYRGIAFGAPIYFGNISTNMMDFMAQTLDIWKKQELSNVPATVFMSGCSGSGSETAIISFWNILASHGMTIVTLGNPSLPDINKAIPQGNTPYGVTTRSCMPGDVRPSKDELKYAYFQGQKLASAINSTKIQQDPLAAPAKKEITTSKVEERLNKLGIVLPITPKPVGNYVPYKIVGNLVYINQVALNNGKILYPGMIESTVTEKQAKLATQQTILNILSVLKVAANGNLDNVKQVVQLSGTFNTQPNYTNHAGLMNEASNLLVSIFGDKGIHTRATFGANSLPLNSPVEIQAIFEINS; encoded by the coding sequence ATGGATATAAGTAATAAAGAAGTACTTATTTTGATAGATTCAAGTGGCGGAAATACCTATAAACTGGCAGAGTCAATCAAAGCTGGTGTAGTAAATAAAGGGCTTCACGCGGTGATTAAAAAAGTGCCAAACAAGGTTGATCCACAAAACGATTTAAATAAAATACCTATTGCTACTGCCGATGAATTAGTTAAATACCGAGGAATTGCGTTTGGAGCACCGATTTATTTTGGAAATATTAGTACCAATATGATGGACTTTATGGCACAAACACTTGATATCTGGAAAAAGCAGGAGTTATCAAACGTACCTGCAACTGTTTTTATGTCTGGATGTAGCGGTAGTGGAAGTGAAACAGCAATTATTTCATTCTGGAATATTTTAGCAAGCCATGGGATGACAATTGTAACATTAGGTAACCCTTCCCTTCCTGACATTAATAAAGCTATCCCGCAGGGTAATACTCCATATGGCGTTACTACTCGATCTTGTATGCCTGGCGATGTTCGTCCATCTAAAGATGAACTTAAATATGCCTATTTTCAAGGACAAAAGCTTGCGAGTGCAATAAATTCCACCAAAATTCAACAAGATCCACTAGCTGCGCCAGCTAAAAAAGAAATAACAACAAGCAAGGTAGAAGAAAGATTAAATAAATTAGGAATAGTATTACCGATTACACCTAAACCAGTTGGAAACTATGTTCCATATAAAATAGTTGGTAATCTGGTATATATCAATCAAGTCGCTCTTAATAATGGAAAGATACTCTACCCGGGGATGATTGAAAGCACTGTTACTGAAAAACAGGCTAAGCTTGCCACACAGCAAACGATACTAAATATTTTATCTGTTTTAAAAGTTGCCGCGAATGGTAATCTGGATAATGTTAAACAGGTGGTTCAGCTATCAGGAACATTTAATACTCAGCCTAATTATACTAACCATGCTGGGTTAATGAATGAAGCATCCAACCTTCTTGTCAGTATTTTTGGCGATAAAGGGATTCATACCAGAGCGACATTTGGCGCAAATTCCCTACCGCTTAACTCGCCAGTTGAGATTCAGGCAATCTTTGAAATTAACTCTTAA
- a CDS encoding type II toxin-antitoxin system PemK/MazF family toxin, which yields MISNAEPFRINILPDKSNGLTVISQAMADKITTILKSDVGEKIGRLDELSIQKVDEAIKLWLGLF from the coding sequence ATCATCAGTAATGCTGAGCCTTTTCGAATAAATATATTACCAGACAAATCTAATGGACTGACCGTTATATCTCAAGCCATGGCGGATAAAATAACCACAATATTAAAAAGCGATGTTGGTGAAAAGATTGGGAGATTAGATGAACTGAGTATTCAAAAAGTGGACGAAGCTATAAAGTTATGGCTTGGCTTATTCTAA
- a CDS encoding type II toxin-antitoxin system RelE family toxin, producing the protein MWAVQFSTKAAKLFDKLDKPVQKQIAAEIDKIIALENPRQSGKALTSELSRLWRYRAEDYRLVCEIQDNILIILVLRIAHRKEIYK; encoded by the coding sequence ATGTGGGCTGTCCAGTTTTCTACAAAAGCAGCAAAGTTATTTGACAAGCTAGATAAACCAGTACAAAAACAAATAGCAGCAGAAATTGATAAAATAATAGCTTTGGAAAATCCTAGGCAGTCAGGCAAGGCACTAACCAGCGAACTTTCCCGATTATGGCGCTACAGAGCAGAAGATTATCGTCTAGTTTGTGAAATACAAGACAACATATTAATCATACTAGTACTGAGGATTGCACACCGTAAAGAAATATATAAATAG
- the relB gene encoding type II toxin-antitoxin system RelB family antitoxin has protein sequence MLAIRLDAEIEQRLNNLAEKTHRTKSFYVKQALIEYLDDMEDIYLAEKELEDIRSGNSTTISWEELKKRNNL, from the coding sequence ATGTTAGCAATTAGGCTTGATGCTGAAATAGAGCAAAGATTGAATAACCTTGCTGAAAAAACTCACCGGACTAAGTCTTTTTATGTCAAACAGGCACTAATAGAGTATTTGGATGATATGGAAGATATATATCTGGCGGAGAAAGAATTAGAGGATATCCGATCTGGGAATAGTACAACTATTTCGTGGGAAGAGCTAAAAAAACGGAATAACTTATAA
- a CDS encoding TA system antitoxin ParD family protein — MSFHSIKIEDELYTVAKRHAIAEHRSISSQIGYWAKLDKLASENQDLPVTFIKDILLAQNLKEDAELFEYRAEQI; from the coding sequence ATGAGCTTTCACTCAATTAAAATCGAAGATGAGCTTTATACTGTAGCCAAAAGGCATGCTATTGCTGAGCATAGATCAATATCTTCACAAATTGGGTATTGGGCTAAGCTTGATAAGTTAGCATCAGAAAATCAAGATTTACCCGTAACATTTATCAAAGATATTCTACTTGCTCAAAACTTAAAAGAAGATGCCGAGCTATTTGAATATAGAGCTGAACAAATATAA
- a CDS encoding anti-toxin, whose product MNIRLDNELEQKLNYFAHELHTTKTELVKPYILRMLEDLEDYYHAHKALQDEGSISIDELEKEFAHVAD is encoded by the coding sequence ATGAATATCAGACTAGATAATGAATTGGAGCAAAAATTAAATTATTTTGCCCATGAACTTCATACAACTAAAACTGAACTGGTAAAACCATATATTTTGAGAATGCTAGAAGATCTGGAAGATTATTATCATGCTCATAAAGCCTTACAAGATGAAGGCTCAATTAGCATTGATGAATTAGAGAAAGAATTTGCTCATGTGGCAGATTGA
- a CDS encoding type II toxin-antitoxin system RelE family toxin, translated as MWQIEFKPKAAKELRKLDPKHARQILSWLRVRLDSGADPRLFAEQLTGNFKDFWRFRIGDFRIVFQPEEQKLLILVVRIAHRKEVYHTDLN; from the coding sequence ATGTGGCAGATTGAGTTTAAGCCGAAAGCTGCTAAAGAATTAAGAAAACTCGATCCAAAGCATGCCCGGCAGATTCTTTCCTGGTTGAGAGTTCGGCTGGATAGTGGTGCAGATCCCAGATTATTTGCTGAACAGTTAACTGGAAATTTTAAAGATTTCTGGAGATTCAGAATAGGTGATTTTAGAATTGTATTTCAACCTGAAGAGCAAAAGTTATTAATTCTTGTTGTTCGAATTGCTCATCGTAAAGAAGTTTATCATACTGACTTAAACTAA
- a CDS encoding choice-of-anchor D domain-containing protein has product MKRNQISLLLSSLVISASILAGCNSGTSSAGSSTATETATEVRQSPVGISPMAAIPLTGVGHQFTLRISNSSANDYSLDKIEVIDPLTGRSALDKVSVNRDLCEKVAKNSYCAIKITPQVDKSAAFIIKATLSANGKQEVVSQLIRISDKVKSHNSIYFTNDISEVVADKKSNYTLALPVVLDDDFSAMKVSNGLLDCEGKSKGSSCTYILNGSISADKTLVATNIEGTHKKDGTKEQLLKSNTLVRANMNYTKVLLSQPADIVAKKDGSAHDPVSVIAYNLGNVAATDINVKTSVGFSATNTCGTELGGGTGCAIPVSVTNSDEQVSVSGSLTFEYNRGKSASTQLFYDALNLDTKLELTPKGNPDFNSMVIGDQPRTAIYTLTNSGDKTLTGIQIRLDAPDFSHSLCPSALASGETCDITVTYNPQAVNSGNTNLAVTGKYTTKEGQTTTDKTIYAATPITYSALNAFTSFKVSPELGHNFVAKTGTSVSHDYTITNVSNYASTLSAAKVSTNVASTAGEFTLDKGCETTLNANGGSCKLGAIFAPKVDHNIKDIAITVPASGPNGSAGEDLELKANLFSKADAADAPNITVVGPIVFPYEGNLGGSFVVDADDMFAATRISFGMFSGRKVSLHYTFENKGPGAANNFNVAVSGISSSFAIDIDNTNCPIGETSRVFAKDDKCDVSVNIPKEKYFAAGMLNGADFTDNLVLPYSYENLATTTYEEKTTNPVEVKISTNVAEGLTLTPKMDGNNVILDVEHAGLNKLVSKTDTEITVSATIKGIPDPKLSCDVAAGSLKECTVLKLPASFPKGEHSLDVTITPKSDANLKQHRVVKFTV; this is encoded by the coding sequence ATGAAAAGAAATCAAATCTCATTATTACTTAGTTCACTAGTTATCTCAGCATCTATTCTTGCTGGTTGTAATTCTGGGACTAGCTCGGCTGGTTCATCAACTGCTACTGAGACGGCAACTGAAGTTCGTCAGTCACCAGTTGGCATTTCGCCAATGGCAGCCATTCCATTAACTGGTGTAGGGCATCAGTTTACTTTACGTATCTCTAATAGCTCGGCAAATGACTATAGCTTGGATAAAATCGAAGTGATTGATCCACTAACTGGTAGAAGTGCGCTTGATAAAGTTAGCGTTAATCGTGATCTATGCGAAAAAGTTGCTAAAAATAGCTACTGCGCGATCAAAATTACGCCACAAGTAGATAAATCTGCTGCATTCATCATCAAAGCGACCTTATCGGCTAATGGTAAGCAAGAAGTAGTAAGCCAACTAATCCGTATTAGCGATAAAGTTAAATCACACAATAGTATTTACTTTACCAATGATATTAGTGAAGTTGTCGCAGACAAAAAGTCTAACTATACTTTGGCATTACCTGTGGTACTCGATGATGATTTCTCAGCGATGAAAGTAAGTAATGGTTTACTTGATTGTGAAGGTAAATCCAAAGGTTCTTCATGTACTTATATCTTAAATGGCTCTATCAGTGCCGATAAGACTTTAGTTGCGACCAATATCGAGGGTACGCATAAGAAAGATGGTACTAAAGAGCAGCTACTAAAATCAAATACTTTAGTGCGTGCTAATATGAATTATACGAAAGTTTTATTATCTCAGCCAGCAGATATCGTTGCAAAAAAAGATGGTTCAGCACATGATCCAGTTAGCGTAATTGCCTATAATCTTGGGAATGTAGCAGCGACAGATATCAATGTAAAAACCTCAGTAGGCTTCAGTGCGACTAATACTTGCGGTACAGAACTTGGTGGTGGTACCGGCTGTGCTATTCCGGTGAGCGTAACAAATAGCGATGAGCAAGTAAGTGTTAGCGGTAGCCTTACGTTTGAATATAATAGAGGTAAATCTGCAAGTACCCAACTATTTTATGATGCGCTAAATCTAGATACCAAACTTGAGCTTACACCTAAAGGTAACCCAGATTTTAACAGTATGGTGATCGGAGATCAGCCGCGAACAGCTATTTACACCCTCACGAATAGTGGTGATAAAACCTTGACTGGCATTCAGATTAGACTTGATGCTCCTGATTTTAGTCATAGTTTGTGTCCAAGTGCACTAGCTAGTGGCGAAACATGTGATATTACAGTTACATATAATCCACAAGCGGTAAATTCAGGTAATACCAATCTTGCAGTTACTGGTAAATACACGACAAAAGAAGGTCAAACTACTACTGATAAAACAATCTATGCCGCTACTCCAATTACTTACTCAGCGCTTAATGCATTTACTAGTTTTAAGGTATCGCCAGAATTAGGGCATAATTTTGTTGCAAAAACTGGTACTTCAGTCAGCCATGATTATACAATCACCAATGTAAGTAACTATGCTTCAACACTTAGTGCGGCAAAAGTTTCAACTAATGTGGCTTCTACTGCTGGCGAATTTACTTTGGATAAAGGATGTGAAACAACTCTGAACGCTAATGGCGGGAGTTGTAAACTCGGGGCTATCTTTGCGCCAAAAGTAGACCATAATATCAAAGATATTGCAATAACTGTACCAGCTTCAGGACCTAATGGTAGCGCAGGAGAAGATCTCGAATTAAAAGCTAATTTATTCTCGAAAGCAGATGCTGCTGATGCGCCGAATATTACAGTAGTGGGTCCAATAGTTTTCCCTTACGAGGGTAATTTAGGTGGCTCATTTGTTGTAGACGCCGATGATATGTTTGCTGCAACGAGAATTTCTTTTGGCATGTTTAGTGGTAGAAAGGTATCATTACACTATACTTTTGAAAATAAGGGGCCTGGGGCGGCTAATAATTTCAATGTTGCAGTCAGTGGAATTTCTTCATCTTTTGCAATTGATATAGATAACACTAATTGTCCAATTGGTGAAACTTCAAGAGTTTTCGCAAAAGATGATAAATGTGATGTTTCGGTAAATATTCCTAAAGAGAAGTATTTCGCAGCCGGAATGCTAAATGGTGCTGATTTTACTGATAATCTGGTTTTACCATATAGCTATGAAAACCTTGCCACAACTACTTATGAAGAGAAAACTACCAATCCGGTTGAAGTAAAAATTTCTACCAATGTAGCAGAAGGTTTAACTCTTACACCTAAAATGGATGGTAATAATGTTATTCTAGATGTAGAACATGCTGGGCTAAATAAACTGGTATCTAAAACAGATACTGAGATTACTGTATCTGCTACAATTAAAGGTATCCCTGATCCAAAATTAAGCTGTGATGTAGCGGCTGGTTCTTTGAAAGAATGTACAGTTCTTAAATTACCTGCTTCTTTTCCTAAAGGCGAACATTCTCTTGATGTAACGATCACACCAAAAAGCGATGCTAATCTTAAACAGCATAGAGTTGTTAAGTTTACTGTCTAA